Proteins encoded by one window of Electrophorus electricus isolate fEleEle1 chromosome 17, fEleEle1.pri, whole genome shotgun sequence:
- the sprn2 gene encoding shadow of prion protein 2, producing the protein MVRRHQAMLVRDRLQLLCVCALLLASLCPGVSSKHGGFWGRGKGGGLGGRHAPMHNTGSSRAGMKIAGAAAAGAIGGAAIGYGLGSLGRPGYGYDHGYGWDPSNGNRRYHDRSEYYNSSDGRYYRGGASSGPALSMITTLGVALCILLW; encoded by the exons ATGGTCAG GAGACACCAGGCCATGCTGGTCAGAGACAGGcttcagctgctgtgtgtgtgtgcactgctcTTGGCATCACTGTGCCCTGGGGTTTCCTCTAAGCATGGTGGGTTTTGGGGTCGGGGGAAAGGCGGGGGCCTGGGTGGCAGACATGCCCCCATGCACAACACAGGCTCATCCAGGGCTGGGATGAAGATTGCAGGGGCTGCAGCTGCCGGCGCAATAGGAGGGGCGGCGATCGGCTATGGGCTTGGCAGTCTGGGCAGACCCGGGTACGGGTACGACCACGGGTATGGCTGGGACCCCTCAAATGGAAACAGACGTTACCATGACAGATCAGAATACTACAACAGCTCGGATGGGAGGTACTACAGGGGAGGGGCCAGCTCGGGTCCTGCTCTGAGCATGATCACCACTCTCGGAGTCGCACTCTGCATCCTTCTGTGGTGA
- the rassf2b gene encoding ras association domain-containing protein 2b has protein sequence MAIVNPDMVQIRKDKFVSKSSLLSHLKTYNLYYEEQALHLRHREEEGELIIEGLLNIFWGLHRPIRLQMEDGKEPIKPAPFISSWCSGSDASKAEFKNQNINLIAPTIEVTGPVNQSKYSSRDVTGEKGEEVSSYVQRTRSDVGGKRLIGRSAPGVQRRIRRHRCSFNGHFYNHKTAVFTPAFGSVTNVRINSSMTTSQVLRVLLNKFKIENSPDEFSLFLLHTSGERVQLKRDEHPLLVRILQGPCEQVSKIFLMEPDQVEEVTYDVAQYIKLEMPILQSFISKLQEEENREMEKLKQRYCAMRTMIQKHMQRLANKVVG, from the exons ATGGCTATTGTGAACCCAGACATGGTGCAGATTCGAAAAGACAAATTTGTCAGCAA gAGTTCACTACTCTCACATCTCAAGACCTACAACCTGTATTATGAAGAACAAGCTCTCCATCTCCGGCACAGAGAG GAAGAAGGAGAGCTCATTATTGAAGGTTTGCTTAACATCTTTTGGGGGCTGCACAGACCAATCAGACTGCAGATGGAAGATGGCAAGGAGCCAATCAAACCTGCTCCTTTTATTTCATCCTGGTGTTCAGGAAGCGATGCAAGCAAAGCAGAATTTAA aaatcAGAACATAAACCTTATAGCACCCACCATTGAGGTCACAGGACCTGTGAACCAATCAAAATACAGTTCTAGAGATGTCACAGGAGAAAAAG GTGAGGAGGTGAGCTCATATGTGCAGAGAACCAGGAGTGATGTGGGCGGGAAGAGACTGATAGGACGGTCAGCACCTGGAGTCCAGCGGCGAATCAGGAGACACAGATGTTCCTTCAATGGCCACTTCTATAACCACAAG ACTGCAGTTTTCACGCCAGCCTTTGGTTCTGTGACTAACGTTCGCATCAACAGCTCCATGACGACGTCCCAGGTGCTGCGTGTGCTGCTTAACAAGTTCAAGATCGAGAACAGTCCTGACGAGTTCAGCCTCTTCCTCCTGCACACCAGTGGAG agcgTGTGCAACTGAAGCGGGATGAGCACCCCCTGCTGGTCCGGATCCTGCAAGGGCCATGTGAACAGGTCAGCAAGATTTTCCTGATGGAGCCGGatcaggtggaggaggtgacgTATGAC GTGGCGCAATACATTAAGCTGGAGATGCCAATACTGCAGAGCTTCATCTCCAAGCTTCAGgaagaggagaacagagagatggagaaactCAAACAGAG gtACTGTGCCATGCGCACTATGATTCAGAAGCACATGCAGCGTCTGGCCAATAAGGTGGTTGGGTAG